A genomic window from Flavobacterium johnsoniae includes:
- a CDS encoding TIGR01777 family oxidoreductase produces the protein MSQNVLLTGGSGFIGKYLTDILIEAGFSVSVLSRSDKEDTARVTFYKWDLKKNYIDENAVLNADYIIHLAGEGIVDKRWTNKRKKAILESRTKPVDLIFSVLEKHNKKLEAFVSASAVGIYGAFTSHKICKEETPPANDFLGTVCQKWESAADKIGSLNIRTVKIRTGIVLGKDEGFLKKMTPSFKSGFGAILGSGKQYLPWIHVEDLCHIYLKSLQDTQLEGPYNACITDNTTNSRLSKIIARIYGYSIWLPKVPPFVLKILLGEMSIVILTGQRVSSEKIQQIGFEFQDSDLEKTLINCLK, from the coding sequence ATGTCTCAAAACGTTCTATTAACTGGAGGAAGCGGCTTCATTGGAAAATATCTAACAGATATTTTAATTGAAGCTGGATTTTCTGTATCCGTTTTGAGTCGTTCTGATAAAGAAGATACTGCAAGAGTAACCTTTTATAAATGGGATTTAAAGAAGAATTATATTGACGAAAATGCAGTTTTAAACGCAGATTATATTATTCATCTTGCCGGCGAAGGAATTGTAGATAAAAGATGGACGAATAAAAGAAAAAAAGCAATTTTAGAAAGCCGCACAAAACCGGTCGATTTAATTTTTTCTGTTTTAGAAAAACACAATAAAAAACTCGAAGCTTTTGTTTCAGCATCTGCTGTTGGAATTTACGGCGCTTTTACTAGTCATAAAATTTGCAAAGAAGAAACGCCTCCAGCAAATGATTTTTTAGGAACCGTTTGCCAAAAATGGGAAAGCGCCGCAGATAAAATTGGTTCATTAAATATCAGAACCGTTAAAATAAGAACTGGCATCGTTTTAGGAAAAGACGAAGGTTTCTTAAAAAAAATGACTCCATCTTTTAAATCTGGTTTTGGTGCCATTTTAGGTTCGGGCAAACAATACCTTCCTTGGATTCATGTTGAAGATTTATGCCATATTTATTTAAAAAGCCTTCAAGACACACAGCTTGAAGGCCCCTATAATGCTTGTATTACAGACAATACAACAAACTCTAGGCTTTCTAAAATCATTGCCAGAATTTATGGATATTCAATCTGGCTTCCTAAAGTTCCTCCTTTTGTACTAAAAATTCTTTTAGGAGAAATGAGCATCGTAATTCTGACTGGACAAAGAGTTTCTTCAGAAAAAATTCAGCAAATTGGTTTTGAATTTCAAGACTCCGATTTAGAAAAGACTTTAATAAATTGTTTGAAATAG
- a CDS encoding sterol desaturase family protein has protein sequence MISFLIFLGVFLFMECVTWLTHKYVMHGFMWYFHADHHQPKYENTFERNDIFFVIFATPSIILFYFGVQGGFNYLFFIACGITLYGICYFLIHDVLIHQRFKWFKNTKNKYLIGLRKAHKIHHKHLQKEKGECFGMLFVPFKYYRM, from the coding sequence ATGATTTCTTTTTTAATCTTTTTAGGCGTTTTTCTTTTTATGGAATGTGTTACGTGGCTGACGCACAAATATGTCATGCACGGATTTATGTGGTATTTTCACGCCGATCATCATCAACCGAAATACGAAAATACTTTTGAGCGAAACGATATTTTCTTTGTCATTTTTGCCACTCCGAGTATTATCCTATTTTATTTTGGAGTTCAAGGCGGATTTAATTATTTGTTTTTTATAGCCTGCGGAATTACACTTTACGGTATTTGTTATTTCTTAATTCACGACGTATTGATTCATCAGCGTTTTAAATGGTTTAAAAACACCAAAAACAAATACCTCATCGGACTTAGAAAAGCGCATAAAATCCATCATAAACATTTACAGAAAGAAAAAGGAGAATGTTTTGGAATGTTGTTCGTGCCTTTTAAATATTATAGGATGTAA
- a CDS encoding phytoene/squalene synthase family protein, with protein MKSLFDAVSFKCSKLVTKSYSTSFSLAVKMLSPSIRDAIYSIYGFVRFADEIVDSFHDYEKEYLIDDFEKEYYKAMELGISLNPILNSFQHTVKEYNITDDLIQAFLKSMKMDLIKSNYQTQTEYIDYIYGSADVVGLMCLKVFVSGKEHKYEQLKNEAMRLGSAFQKVNFLRDLKDDNTILNRTYFPGINLNNFNEDSKNQIIKEIEEDFRIAYQGIVKLPIEAKFGVYTAYVYYRKLLKKLKNTPYYEIGNSRIRVSNYTKAGLLAQSFVTYKLKLV; from the coding sequence ATGAAATCACTATTCGACGCCGTTTCTTTCAAATGCAGCAAACTTGTTACTAAAAGTTACAGTACTTCATTTTCACTTGCTGTAAAAATGCTTTCGCCAAGTATTCGTGATGCTATTTACAGTATTTACGGGTTTGTACGTTTTGCAGATGAAATTGTTGATTCATTTCATGATTATGAAAAAGAATATCTAATCGATGATTTCGAAAAAGAATATTATAAAGCAATGGAATTGGGCATTAGCTTAAACCCAATTCTAAATTCTTTTCAGCATACTGTAAAAGAATACAATATAACAGATGATTTAATTCAGGCATTTTTAAAAAGCATGAAAATGGATCTCATAAAATCAAATTATCAAACGCAAACAGAATATATTGATTATATCTACGGTTCTGCTGATGTTGTCGGATTAATGTGTTTGAAAGTTTTTGTTTCTGGAAAAGAACATAAATACGAACAATTAAAAAACGAAGCCATGCGTTTGGGTTCTGCTTTTCAGAAAGTAAATTTTCTTAGAGATTTAAAAGATGACAATACGATCTTAAACCGAACTTATTTTCCTGGAATTAATTTGAACAATTTCAACGAAGATTCTAAAAATCAAATCATTAAAGAAATCGAAGAAGATTTCCGAATTGCATATCAAGGAATTGTAAAATTGCCGATCGAAGCAAAATTTGGTGTTTACACGGCTTATGTTTATTATAGAAAATTACTCAAAAAACTAAAAAACACACCATATTATGAAATCGGAAATTCGAGAATTCGGGTTTCTAATTATACAAAAGCGGGACTTTTAGCGCAGTCTTTTGTGACTTATAAATTGAAGTTGGTATAA
- a CDS encoding VOC family protein translates to MIKFGYTILYVEDVEESISFYENAFGFSRKFISPDNDYGELITGETSLSFASKKLAESNFKDGFIESSLEDKPFAIEIGFIVENVPEVLQKATSFGAVIVSEPVEKPWGQVVAYVRDLNGFLIEICTEVKG, encoded by the coding sequence ATGATAAAGTTTGGATATACAATTTTATACGTTGAAGATGTCGAAGAATCGATTTCATTTTATGAAAATGCTTTTGGTTTTTCGAGAAAATTTATCTCGCCAGACAATGATTATGGCGAATTGATAACTGGAGAAACATCACTTTCTTTTGCTTCAAAAAAACTAGCAGAAAGCAATTTTAAAGATGGTTTTATCGAAAGCAGTTTAGAAGATAAACCTTTTGCAATAGAAATAGGTTTTATTGTAGAAAATGTTCCAGAAGTTTTACAGAAAGCAACTTCATTTGGAGCAGTAATTGTTTCAGAACCTGTAGAAAAACCTTGGGGACAAGTTGTGGCTTATGTGAGAGATTTAAATGGTTTTTTAATTGAGATTTGTACAGAAGTAAAAGGTTAG
- a CDS encoding acyl-CoA thioesterase, whose protein sequence is MSTDFKPVSSSKVSISELMLPSHTNFSGKIHGGYILQLLDQIAFASASKFSGNYCVTASVDTVNFLKPIEVGELVTMKASVNYVGRSSMVVGIRVEAENIQTGVIKHCNSSYFTMVAKDKEGKSVQVPGLILSNLQEVRRFRKAIKHIEVRKEVEEHEKLASINSIEDLASLEKYNVLLEIS, encoded by the coding sequence ATGAGTACAGATTTTAAACCCGTTTCTTCATCAAAAGTGAGCATATCAGAATTAATGCTTCCGTCGCACACTAACTTTAGCGGAAAAATTCACGGAGGATATATTTTGCAATTGCTAGATCAAATTGCTTTTGCCTCGGCATCTAAGTTTAGTGGTAATTATTGCGTAACGGCATCGGTAGATACGGTAAATTTTCTAAAACCAATTGAAGTTGGAGAATTAGTAACCATGAAAGCTTCTGTAAATTATGTCGGAAGAAGTTCTATGGTTGTCGGAATTCGTGTTGAAGCAGAAAACATTCAAACAGGTGTGATTAAGCATTGTAATTCGTCTTATTTTACAATGGTTGCCAAAGACAAAGAAGGAAAAAGTGTGCAAGTTCCTGGACTGATTTTATCTAATTTACAAGAAGTTCGCCGTTTTAGAAAAGCAATTAAGCATATCGAAGTTAGAAAGGAAGTCGAAGAACACGAAAAATTGGCGAGTATTAATTCTATCGAAGATTTAGCAAGTTTAGAAAAGTATAATGTGCTACTAGAAATCAGTTAA
- a CDS encoding TetR family transcriptional regulator C-terminal domain-containing protein, whose product MTTKKKVITKDDIVSKYMDEVLEKGQKPKSVYHFAKENDFTEAEFYSFFGTLEGLEKEIFRLFFENTVNLLHKNEEYQGYDMKNKMLSFYFTFFEILTANRSYVLQTLKIDRNPLKNLVQLTTLRNSFKEYVAEILTDDYRLEQERFQKFQEKAIQESSWLQLMLTIKFWMEDESAAFEKTDIFIEKSVNASFELMNVAPMNHLIDFGKFLFKEKIHSR is encoded by the coding sequence ATGACGACTAAAAAAAAGGTAATTACCAAAGATGATATCGTTTCAAAATATATGGATGAGGTTTTAGAAAAAGGTCAAAAACCAAAATCGGTTTATCATTTTGCTAAAGAAAATGATTTTACTGAAGCTGAGTTTTATTCTTTTTTTGGAACATTGGAAGGTTTAGAAAAAGAAATATTTCGATTGTTTTTTGAAAACACAGTCAATCTTCTTCACAAAAATGAAGAATATCAGGGATATGATATGAAAAATAAAATGCTAAGTTTTTATTTTACTTTCTTCGAAATTCTTACTGCAAATAGAAGTTATGTTTTGCAAACACTAAAAATCGATAGAAATCCGCTGAAAAACTTGGTGCAATTAACTACGCTTAGAAATAGTTTTAAAGAATATGTTGCTGAAATTTTAACTGACGATTACAGATTAGAACAAGAAAGATTTCAGAAATTTCAGGAAAAAGCTATTCAAGAATCTTCCTGGTTGCAGTTAATGCTAACAATTAAATTCTGGATGGAAGATGAATCTGCAGCTTTTGAAAAAACAGATATTTTTATCGAAAAATCGGTTAACGCTTCATTTGAATTGATGAATGTTGCACCAATGAATCATTTAATAGATTTTGGAAAATTTCTATTTAAAGAAAAAATACACAGCAGATAA
- a CDS encoding cryptochrome/photolyase family protein, protein MTKQKVTFFWFRRDLRLEDNTGLFHALQSDFPVIPVFIFDEDILEHLPKNDARVTFIYDSLEKINSELKKFDSSILIKKGKTKDVWKSLIDEFDIQNVFFNKDYEPFAIKRDEIISDLLKENNIESFSFKDHVIFEEKEITKADGLSYTVYTPYKNKWLEKYRFSGSIPENDSTSFQTNFAKNNFKFPDLSEIGFERSLIKVQPHNLTQIANYKETRDFPALDSTSYLSPHLRFGTVSIRKLVNWANRKNQTFLSELIWREFFIQILFSFPNCVNHNFKSSYDGIQWRNNEEDFKRWCSGTTGYPMVDAGMRQLNETGYMHNRVRMVVASFLCKHLLINWQWGEAYFAEKLLDFELASNVGNWQWAAGTGCDAAPYFRVFNPEIQQKKFDEKGEYIRKWIPEFDFGYAEPMVDHAFARDRAIATYKKGILK, encoded by the coding sequence ATGACAAAACAAAAAGTTACCTTTTTCTGGTTTAGACGCGATTTGCGTTTAGAAGACAATACCGGATTATTTCATGCGCTACAATCAGATTTTCCAGTAATTCCAGTATTCATTTTTGATGAAGATATTCTGGAACATCTTCCTAAAAATGATGCAAGAGTAACTTTTATTTATGATTCGTTAGAAAAAATAAATTCTGAATTAAAGAAATTTGATTCTTCAATCTTGATTAAAAAAGGAAAAACAAAAGACGTTTGGAAATCGCTTATTGACGAATTTGACATTCAAAACGTATTTTTTAATAAAGATTACGAACCTTTTGCTATAAAACGCGATGAAATAATTTCAGATTTATTAAAAGAAAACAACATCGAATCTTTTTCATTTAAAGATCATGTAATCTTCGAAGAAAAAGAAATTACAAAAGCAGACGGACTTTCGTACACGGTTTATACGCCTTATAAAAATAAATGGTTAGAAAAATATCGTTTTTCAGGTTCGATTCCAGAAAATGATTCGACCTCATTTCAAACAAATTTTGCAAAAAATAATTTCAAATTTCCTGATTTATCTGAAATCGGTTTTGAGAGAAGTTTGATTAAAGTTCAGCCACATAATTTAACGCAAATTGCCAATTATAAAGAAACAAGAGATTTTCCTGCTTTAGACAGCACGTCTTATCTTTCACCACATTTGCGTTTTGGTACAGTCAGCATTCGAAAATTAGTGAATTGGGCAAACAGAAAAAATCAGACTTTTTTAAGCGAATTGATTTGGAGAGAATTCTTTATTCAAATATTATTCAGTTTTCCGAATTGTGTTAATCATAATTTCAAATCTAGTTATGACGGAATTCAATGGCGAAATAACGAAGAAGATTTTAAACGCTGGTGTTCAGGAACAACTGGATATCCAATGGTCGATGCTGGAATGCGTCAACTAAATGAAACGGGTTATATGCACAATCGTGTTCGTATGGTCGTTGCAAGTTTTTTATGCAAACATTTACTAATTAACTGGCAATGGGGCGAAGCGTATTTTGCCGAAAAATTATTAGATTTTGAATTGGCTTCTAATGTCGGAAACTGGCAATGGGCAGCAGGAACGGGTTGCGACGCGGCGCCGTATTTCAGAGTTTTTAATCCAGAAATTCAGCAAAAGAAATTTGACGAAAAAGGAGAATACATTCGCAAATGGATTCCAGAATTTGATTTCGGATATGCAGAGCCTATGGTCGATCATGCTTTTGCAAGAGATCGAGCGATTGCAACTTACAAAAAAGGGATTTTGAAATAA
- a CDS encoding SRPBCC family protein produces MKLYKIVTIQHINASVEDCWDFFSSPKNLQTITLDNMNFEIQDYDDKRMYQGQIITYTLKPLFGIKISWVTEITACQENEYFVDIQQFGPYKLWHHKHFFERTEDGGTKMTDIVHYALPFGFLGRIMNRLVVKNKLKSIFDYRYNKIEELFNSKNA; encoded by the coding sequence ATGAAATTATATAAAATAGTAACCATACAACATATTAATGCAAGTGTAGAAGACTGTTGGGACTTTTTTTCTAGTCCAAAAAATCTGCAAACCATTACGCTTGATAACATGAATTTCGAAATTCAGGATTATGATGATAAACGAATGTATCAAGGACAGATTATTACGTATACTTTAAAACCGCTTTTCGGAATAAAAATTTCATGGGTTACCGAAATTACCGCCTGCCAAGAAAATGAGTATTTTGTAGATATTCAGCAATTTGGACCTTATAAATTATGGCATCATAAACACTTTTTTGAACGCACTGAAGATGGCGGAACCAAAATGACAGACATTGTTCATTACGCACTTCCATTCGGATTTCTTGGAAGAATTATGAATAGATTAGTTGTTAAAAACAAACTAAAAAGCATTTTCGATTATCGATACAATAAAATCGAGGAATTATTTAATTCTAAAAACGCTTAA
- a CDS encoding ABC1 kinase family protein, giving the protein MKTIDYIPTSKIERAGKLVQTGAKIGVNYIKHYAEKVVNPDLSRDKLNENNAEDIYDGLKSLKGSALKVAQMLSMDKNFLPQAYVEKFSLSQFSVPPLSAPLVLKTFKTNFGKTPYEIFDEFNPNSVNAASIGQVHLAKKNGKKLAVKIQYPGVANSISSDLALVKPIAIRMFNLQGKDSDKYFKEVEDKLIEETNYLLELKQSQEVVDACGKIENITFPNYYPEFSSEKIITMDWMTGIHLSEFTAKNTDQEVGDKLGQALWDFYMYQIHVLRKVHADPHPGNFLVDDQNQLIALDFGCMKQIPEEFYTPYFELINKNVITDAKLFNDKLFELEILRPDDTPAEIEYFTEMFHELLSLFTKPFQNETFDFADEEFFNAIAELGKRFSADTNLKKMNGNRGSKHFIYMNRTFFGLYNLMFDLKAKIVVDAYLKY; this is encoded by the coding sequence ATGAAAACAATCGATTATATTCCGACCTCAAAAATAGAAAGAGCAGGAAAATTGGTTCAAACTGGAGCAAAAATTGGCGTAAATTACATAAAACATTATGCTGAGAAAGTTGTAAATCCAGACTTGAGCCGTGATAAATTGAACGAAAATAACGCAGAAGATATTTACGACGGACTAAAAAGTTTAAAAGGAAGCGCACTAAAAGTAGCGCAAATGCTGAGTATGGACAAGAATTTTCTTCCGCAGGCTTATGTGGAGAAATTTTCGCTTTCGCAGTTCTCTGTTCCGCCGCTTTCGGCTCCTTTGGTTTTAAAAACATTCAAAACTAATTTTGGTAAAACGCCCTACGAAATTTTTGATGAGTTTAATCCGAATTCGGTAAATGCGGCGAGTATCGGTCAGGTTCATTTGGCAAAGAAAAATGGCAAAAAACTGGCTGTTAAAATTCAATATCCGGGTGTCGCCAATAGTATTTCTTCAGACTTAGCTTTGGTAAAACCAATTGCCATTAGAATGTTTAACCTGCAAGGAAAAGATTCTGATAAATATTTTAAAGAAGTTGAAGACAAACTGATTGAAGAAACTAACTATTTGTTAGAATTAAAACAAAGTCAAGAAGTTGTTGACGCTTGCGGTAAAATTGAAAATATTACTTTTCCAAATTACTATCCAGAATTTTCATCAGAGAAAATCATTACAATGGATTGGATGACGGGAATTCATCTCTCTGAATTTACTGCAAAAAATACAGATCAAGAAGTTGGCGATAAGTTAGGTCAGGCACTTTGGGATTTTTATATGTATCAAATTCATGTTTTGCGAAAAGTACACGCAGATCCACATCCTGGAAATTTTTTGGTTGATGATCAAAATCAATTAATTGCGTTAGATTTTGGTTGTATGAAACAAATTCCTGAAGAATTTTATACGCCATATTTCGAATTAATTAATAAAAATGTAATTACCGACGCAAAGCTTTTCAACGATAAATTATTCGAATTAGAAATTCTTCGTCCAGATGATACGCCTGCGGAAATTGAATATTTTACCGAAATGTTTCATGAATTATTATCACTTTTTACGAAACCTTTCCAAAATGAAACTTTCGATTTTGCTGATGAAGAATTCTTTAACGCAATTGCCGAATTAGGAAAACGTTTCTCAGCAGATACAAACTTGAAAAAAATGAATGGAAATCGTGGTTCTAAGCACTTCATCTACATGAACCGTACTTTCTTCGGACTTTATAATTTAATGTTCGACTTGAAAGCTAAAATCGTTGTTGACGCTTATTTGAAATATTAA
- a CDS encoding YceI family protein: MKTTTFLLLFFTAISVLAQDKFFTNSGTVNFEASVPLFEEVKAVNRQVSILLEPKSSTFICTVAIKDFRFKLDLMQEHFNENYMESNRYPKAVFKGKIEKFDLKDINEIEKPYQIKGKLNLKGKSKEIIVNALIKRVPEGIQVISDFPISFSDFNIRIPASIAAKISKTANTALTGIVHSDEVRFAVLK, encoded by the coding sequence ATGAAAACAACTACCTTTTTACTTTTATTTTTTACCGCTATTTCTGTCCTTGCCCAAGACAAATTTTTTACCAATTCGGGAACTGTAAATTTCGAAGCTTCTGTTCCGTTATTTGAAGAAGTAAAAGCTGTAAACAGACAGGTTTCTATTCTTTTAGAACCTAAATCCAGTACTTTTATCTGTACTGTTGCCATCAAAGATTTTCGTTTTAAGCTAGATTTAATGCAAGAGCATTTTAACGAAAATTATATGGAAAGTAATCGCTATCCTAAAGCGGTTTTTAAAGGCAAAATAGAAAAATTTGATTTGAAAGATATCAATGAAATTGAAAAGCCTTATCAAATTAAAGGGAAATTAAACTTAAAAGGAAAATCAAAAGAGATTATAGTAAATGCTTTAATTAAACGTGTTCCAGAAGGAATTCAGGTAATTTCAGATTTTCCAATTTCTTTTTCCGATTTTAATATTCGTATTCCAGCTTCTATCGCGGCTAAAATCTCTAAAACGGCAAATACCGCATTAACGGGAATTGTGCATAGCGATGAGGTACGTTTTGCGGTTTTAAAATAA